One region of Mucilaginibacter sp. 14171R-50 genomic DNA includes:
- a CDS encoding DUF4133 domain-containing protein has protein sequence MAIYQINKGINKAIEFKGLKAQYIGYLGAGLVTLLVLFAVFYITGVPVYLCILLIAGSGTVLFTQVFRLSNKYGQYGLMKRGAKRFLPGYLKFNSRKLLTCKIRPNGSV, from the coding sequence ATGGCTATCTATCAAATCAATAAAGGCATTAATAAAGCCATTGAATTTAAGGGTTTGAAAGCTCAGTATATTGGTTATCTGGGCGCAGGCCTGGTTACGCTGCTGGTATTGTTCGCGGTCTTCTATATTACCGGCGTTCCTGTTTACCTGTGCATCCTGCTGATCGCAGGTTCCGGAACTGTACTGTTTACACAGGTTTTCAGGTTAAGTAACAAATACGGTCAATACGGATTGATGAAACGCGGCGCCAAGCGATTTCTTCCCGGCTACCTGAAATTCAATTCACGAAAATTATTAACCTGTAAAATCAGACCCAATGGCAGCGTATAG
- the traJ gene encoding conjugative transposon protein TraJ, translating to MKKLTMITALMVVTGILLPMISHAEGLANDIHGLQSVLDGVYNDMLGMCSNLVGVGQGIAGFGALWYIAARVYRQIANAEPLDFYPLMRPFGLGLAIMLFPAVIGVINGIMQPTVSATGGMVQNSDAAIARLLQAKEDAVEKTDAWQMYQGEDGAGDRQKWYKYTHPNDPEGQKEGIFDGIGNDMKFAMAKASYNFRNTVKEWMSEILQVCYEAAALCINTIRTFYLIVLAILGPLVLGLSVFDGFQHVLTSWLAKYINVFLWLPVANIFGAIIGKVQENMLQIDISQVQNSGDTFFSSTDTAYLIFLLIGIIGYFTVPSVANYIVNAGGGHGLLQKVNTIVVSTSNTAVQTGGMVGSRAEQGATNLVNAPRDFMSGYNGTSNGKDQYQTEKLSSKS from the coding sequence ATGAAAAAGTTAACAATGATTACCGCCCTGATGGTGGTAACGGGCATCCTTTTGCCCATGATTTCTCATGCGGAGGGCCTCGCGAATGATATCCATGGCTTGCAAAGTGTGCTGGACGGCGTATACAATGATATGCTTGGCATGTGCAGTAATCTTGTGGGTGTCGGCCAGGGAATCGCCGGATTCGGAGCCTTGTGGTATATCGCTGCACGGGTGTACCGGCAAATCGCGAATGCCGAACCGCTGGACTTTTACCCCCTGATGCGCCCATTCGGCCTGGGACTGGCCATCATGCTGTTCCCTGCGGTCATCGGGGTGATCAATGGCATTATGCAGCCTACGGTTAGCGCCACCGGGGGTATGGTTCAAAACTCAGATGCCGCGATTGCCAGATTATTACAAGCTAAGGAAGACGCTGTTGAAAAAACAGATGCCTGGCAAATGTATCAAGGAGAAGACGGGGCAGGCGACCGCCAAAAATGGTATAAGTACACGCACCCGAATGATCCAGAGGGTCAGAAAGAAGGAATTTTTGACGGCATTGGCAATGACATGAAATTCGCTATGGCCAAGGCGTCCTACAATTTCAGGAATACCGTGAAAGAATGGATGTCCGAGATCCTTCAGGTCTGCTACGAAGCGGCAGCACTTTGTATCAACACCATCCGGACGTTCTACCTCATTGTGCTGGCCATCCTTGGCCCGCTGGTCCTCGGCCTGTCCGTTTTTGACGGATTCCAGCATGTGCTGACCTCCTGGCTTGCCAAATATATCAATGTGTTTCTGTGGCTTCCGGTCGCTAACATCTTCGGGGCGATCATCGGAAAGGTGCAGGAAAATATGCTGCAGATCGATATCAGCCAGGTGCAGAACTCAGGAGATACCTTTTTCAGTTCTACTGATACCGCTTACCTCATATTTCTGCTGATAGGCATTATCGGCTATTTCACTGTACCCAGCGTGGCTAACTATATCGTCAATGCGGGCGGAGGCCATGGGTTACTACAAAAGGTAAATACGATAGTGGTGAGTACCAGCAATACGGCCGTGCAAACGGGCGGAATGGTCGGCAGCAGAGCCGAACAAGGGGCAACGAACCTGGTCAATGCACCACGTGATTTTATGTCCGGCTATAACGGTACATCGAATGGCAAAGATCAGTACCAAACCGAAAAGCTCTCTTCCAAATCGTAA
- a CDS encoding TerB family tellurite resistance protein, translated as MKPIIIWIGMLTTFLGISAPGNASAQVQEMQQLLLDIEKLTQMKSILSDMKTGYQIYEQGYGSISSLSKGNFNLHQTYLNGLLAISPAVKNYARIADILTMQASLISEYKRKLALFRQSGSFSVSELSYISDVYTRLVSQTLNDAGELADVLMAGKLRMSDAERIKAIDRIYTGSSERLQFLRSFNNQGVAISLQRVKEAGDTQTLNRLYGIK; from the coding sequence ATGAAACCAATAATAATATGGATCGGTATGCTAACTACATTTTTAGGTATATCAGCACCAGGAAACGCTTCAGCGCAGGTTCAGGAAATGCAGCAATTGCTATTGGACATCGAGAAGCTAACGCAGATGAAAAGTATCCTATCCGATATGAAGACAGGTTACCAAATTTACGAACAGGGCTATGGCAGCATATCTTCCCTTTCGAAAGGGAATTTTAACCTGCATCAAACTTACCTTAACGGGTTGTTGGCCATCAGTCCTGCCGTGAAGAACTATGCACGGATAGCAGATATTTTGACTATGCAGGCCAGCCTGATCAGTGAATATAAACGCAAACTGGCCCTGTTTCGGCAGAGCGGCAGTTTCTCGGTCAGCGAACTGAGTTATATCAGTGATGTTTATACGCGGTTGGTCAGTCAAACCCTCAATGATGCAGGTGAACTGGCAGATGTGCTTATGGCAGGCAAGTTACGCATGTCAGACGCGGAAAGGATCAAGGCAATTGACCGGATCTATACGGGAAGCTCGGAACGCCTGCAATTTCTGCGAAGTTTCAATAACCAGGGCGTGGCTATCTCTTTACAACGGGTCAAGGAAGCCGGGGACACCCAGACCCTGAATCGACTTTACGGAATTAAATAA
- a CDS encoding conjugal transfer protein TraI, producing MSKLKKIILIVSITAVLFPMKSNAQFIIGDIIKLTVTKVIKAIDLKVQRMQNQTIWLQNAQKAVENELSKLRLSEISGWSADQRQLFSTYYDELWKIKSTIAYYQRIKDVAARQIALVDNYRQAWNLLRQDRHFNAAELQQMTAVYTGILTASERNLDDVMNVVSSGKTQMSDEQRLELINRAADRLDENYSDLTRFNTENQMLSLQRSKSLADTKTTKQLYGLQ from the coding sequence ATGTCCAAGCTAAAAAAGATAATTTTAATCGTTTCGATAACCGCAGTTTTGTTTCCGATGAAGAGCAATGCTCAATTCATCATCGGGGATATTATTAAGCTGACCGTTACTAAAGTGATCAAGGCCATCGACCTCAAAGTTCAGCGCATGCAGAACCAAACGATCTGGCTACAGAACGCACAAAAGGCTGTTGAAAATGAACTGTCCAAACTCCGGCTGTCTGAAATTTCCGGCTGGTCAGCAGATCAGCGCCAATTATTCAGCACCTATTATGATGAGCTCTGGAAGATCAAATCTACAATTGCCTATTATCAACGGATCAAAGACGTTGCGGCAAGGCAGATCGCGCTGGTCGACAATTATCGTCAGGCCTGGAACCTGCTGCGGCAGGACCGGCATTTCAACGCCGCTGAATTGCAGCAAATGACTGCGGTTTATACCGGCATCCTAACTGCCAGTGAGCGTAACCTGGATGATGTCATGAACGTGGTCAGCAGCGGAAAAACACAAATGAGTGATGAACAGCGTCTGGAACTGATCAACCGGGCAGCCGACAGGCTGGATGAGAATTACAGTGACCTGACGAGGTTCAATACAGAGAACCAGATGCTCAGCCTGCAAAGAAGCAAATCATTGGCGGATACGAAAACAACTAAACAGTTATATGGACTTCAATAG
- a CDS encoding RteC domain-containing protein codes for MLTKFSDRLYADLNRDLNALALEEDQLIKRYERSIHACVKYLKKLKDFCKVNDPGTPAEEIQFFKHIKPKFKSQLIYYQSLLNLEVRRPIGDSMAIIDYLKNEAKVLHHFFECNLSFYQYVRTQATYLDDYYFVRGNYDVYLDPDQCVIDFDPAFSTTHDHKLAQVLASEMLQEYLQSAVQRLHQKDAVIVTDVEMGDFDWQQTKCGLIELIYCWHATEAFGKKNLKSIVKFIEKVFNVSLGNFYDTFDWLSSRPSPTTYIDEMKEAFLLRVQKRLK; via the coding sequence ATGTTAACTAAATTTAGCGACCGTTTATATGCAGATCTGAACAGGGACCTGAATGCGCTGGCGCTGGAGGAAGATCAGCTGATCAAACGTTATGAAAGAAGTATCCACGCCTGCGTTAAATACCTGAAAAAACTGAAGGACTTTTGCAAGGTCAACGATCCCGGCACCCCTGCCGAAGAGATCCAATTTTTCAAACACATTAAGCCCAAATTTAAATCCCAGCTGATCTATTACCAGTCTTTACTCAACCTGGAGGTCAGGCGACCAATTGGCGATAGCATGGCCATCATAGATTACCTGAAAAACGAGGCGAAAGTACTGCACCATTTCTTTGAATGTAATTTGTCTTTTTATCAATATGTCAGGACGCAGGCTACCTATTTGGATGATTATTATTTTGTTCGGGGCAATTATGATGTCTATCTCGATCCGGACCAATGCGTGATCGATTTTGATCCGGCCTTCAGCACGACGCATGACCATAAGCTGGCACAGGTTCTCGCCAGCGAAATGCTGCAGGAGTACCTCCAGTCGGCAGTACAGCGCCTTCACCAGAAAGATGCTGTCATCGTGACTGATGTAGAGATGGGAGACTTCGACTGGCAGCAAACCAAATGTGGTTTGATCGAGCTGATCTACTGCTGGCATGCGACTGAGGCTTTCGGCAAAAAAAATCTGAAGAGCATTGTAAAATTTATTGAAAAGGTATTTAATGTGTCACTGGGTAACTTTTACGACACTTTCGACTGGTTAAGCAGCAGGCCAAGCCCAACGACCTATATCGATGAAATGAAGGAAGCGTTCCTGCTTCGCGTCCAGAAACGACTAAAGTAA
- the traK gene encoding conjugative transposon protein TraK: protein MFSHLKNIETAFKHIKQFSLLLIIGNVLTMCFCIYKTTEVVNGAQNRVHILYNGKLLEASSSDRKTNLPVELRDHIRTFHQYFFDLSPDDKAIQANVNKALYLADESAKREYDNLREAGYYNNLISANISQEIQVDSTRLSGNQWPYYFTCYATEKLVRSSGTVYRKLVTQGEVRDLAEQSDNNPHGFLIQHWEVLANRDTTIINK, encoded by the coding sequence ATGTTTAGTCACCTTAAAAATATCGAAACCGCATTTAAGCATATAAAACAGTTCAGCCTGCTGCTCATCATAGGCAACGTACTGACTATGTGTTTTTGCATTTATAAAACAACGGAGGTTGTTAATGGGGCGCAAAACCGTGTACACATCCTGTATAATGGCAAATTGCTGGAGGCGTCGTCATCCGACCGGAAGACTAACCTCCCTGTTGAACTGCGCGATCATATCCGAACGTTCCACCAGTACTTTTTTGATCTCAGCCCGGACGATAAAGCGATACAGGCCAATGTCAATAAAGCCTTGTACCTGGCTGACGAATCGGCCAAACGGGAATATGACAACCTGCGCGAAGCAGGATATTACAATAACCTGATATCGGCTAATATTTCCCAGGAAATCCAGGTAGACAGTACCCGTCTTAGCGGTAATCAATGGCCTTACTATTTTACCTGTTATGCTACCGAAAAACTGGTGCGTTCCAGCGGAACAGTTTACCGGAAACTGGTGACCCAGGGTGAGGTCAGGGACCTTGCCGAACAATCTGATAATAATCCGCATGGCTTTCTGATCCAGCATTGGGAGGTACTGGCGAACCGCGATACAACCATCATTAATAAGTGA
- a CDS encoding TraG family conjugative transposon ATPase, with protein sequence MAAYSKAEQVFPIYKVEHDCMVSVYGDLTIAYRLRLPELFTLSEEDYETYHQSWIRAIKVLPKHSIVHKQDMFIRSAYEGAAGLSENFLTRAADHHFKGRSFLKHTCYLMLTKKAADRKQATSAFSGIMRKSVSPKQTTDDRMLPEFLEKAGQFERILCDSGLIKMERLNNDRICGTATTPGLLEQYCFLQDQDSRPMIKDIHVKDRLQIGDQHAQLFTLGDCENLPGVCGSRMTYDKYSTDKTKFPTGFAAQLNLLLPCDHIYNQYIFIGDTEKVLKKLEAKKLRLQSLSAYSRENAISRDATNDFLNEAIGQQRLPVKAHFNVLAWTEDRDGLQEIKNMVGSAMAQIGASAKLESDGAAQVWWAGIPGNAADFPENDTFDTFLEQSACFLNLETNYRSDKPADGIRFCDRLTGRPVFVDLFDGPRTAGITSNMGMLVCGTSGGGKSMTVNHILRTLYDQGAHCVTVDIGGSYKGLCELVGGYYFTYEERNPISFNPFYLPPGQMLDTEKKESLKALLVTLWKQEDESFIRSEYVALSNALQGYYDYIGRLENEFACFNSFFEYLEQHYVELLKKQKVKDKDFDIDNFLYVLRPYYKGGEFDYLLNATGNLNLLDQRFVVIELDSIKDHPILFPVVTLIIMEMFLSKMRKLQGVRKVLTIDEAWKAIANSGMAGFIQYAFKTMRKFNGVPNVVTQELDDLISSPIIKDAIINNADIKILMDMRKFMNKFDKLQDTLGMSDKGKTQVLSVNKDNREIYIDLGGQVMKVYKNELSPEEYFAYTTEGRERIKVQEYAAKYGSMEKGIEAIVKEIQSQQ encoded by the coding sequence ATGGCAGCGTATAGTAAAGCAGAACAAGTTTTTCCTATCTACAAGGTGGAGCATGATTGCATGGTATCGGTCTATGGTGACCTGACCATTGCTTACCGTCTGCGACTTCCTGAGTTGTTTACCCTATCAGAGGAAGATTACGAAACCTATCACCAATCCTGGATACGGGCGATCAAGGTGCTGCCCAAGCACAGTATCGTTCACAAACAGGATATGTTTATCCGGTCTGCGTATGAAGGCGCTGCCGGATTGAGTGAAAATTTCCTGACCAGGGCGGCGGACCACCATTTTAAAGGCCGGTCGTTTTTGAAACATACGTGCTACCTGATGTTAACTAAAAAAGCAGCCGACCGTAAGCAAGCCACCAGCGCATTTTCCGGAATTATGCGAAAAAGTGTCAGTCCTAAACAGACAACGGACGACAGGATGTTACCTGAGTTTTTAGAAAAGGCCGGGCAGTTCGAGCGCATACTTTGCGATAGCGGCCTGATTAAAATGGAGCGGTTGAATAATGACCGGATCTGCGGTACAGCGACAACACCGGGCTTGCTGGAGCAATACTGTTTTCTTCAAGACCAGGATAGCAGGCCAATGATCAAGGATATTCATGTTAAGGACCGGTTACAGATCGGCGATCAGCATGCACAGCTTTTTACGTTAGGCGATTGTGAAAATTTGCCCGGCGTATGCGGAAGCCGAATGACCTATGACAAATACAGCACTGACAAAACCAAATTTCCAACAGGTTTCGCCGCACAGCTGAACTTGTTGTTGCCCTGCGACCATATCTATAATCAATACATTTTTATCGGCGATACCGAAAAAGTTCTGAAAAAGCTGGAGGCCAAAAAACTGAGGTTGCAATCCTTGTCTGCTTACAGCCGCGAAAACGCGATCAGTCGTGATGCCACGAATGATTTTTTGAATGAAGCCATCGGGCAGCAACGACTACCGGTTAAAGCACATTTTAACGTGCTTGCGTGGACGGAAGATCGGGACGGTTTACAGGAGATCAAAAATATGGTAGGCTCTGCGATGGCCCAGATCGGTGCATCTGCTAAATTGGAATCTGACGGCGCTGCGCAGGTATGGTGGGCCGGCATCCCCGGAAACGCGGCCGATTTTCCTGAAAACGACACTTTTGATACTTTTCTGGAGCAAAGCGCCTGCTTTTTGAACCTGGAAACCAATTACCGGAGCGACAAGCCTGCGGATGGCATTCGTTTTTGTGACCGTTTAACAGGCAGACCGGTATTCGTAGATCTGTTCGACGGCCCACGGACCGCCGGTATCACCTCTAATATGGGTATGCTGGTTTGCGGAACATCGGGAGGCGGTAAAAGCATGACGGTGAACCACATCCTCAGAACACTTTACGACCAGGGCGCACATTGTGTCACGGTAGATATCGGTGGTAGCTACAAAGGTTTGTGTGAACTGGTAGGTGGCTATTATTTTACTTATGAGGAAAGGAACCCGATCAGTTTCAATCCTTTTTATCTGCCACCGGGCCAAATGCTCGATACCGAAAAAAAGGAAAGCCTGAAGGCATTACTGGTCACCTTATGGAAACAGGAGGATGAAAGTTTTATCCGTAGTGAGTACGTGGCGCTTTCCAACGCGCTGCAAGGCTATTACGACTACATCGGTAGGCTTGAAAATGAATTTGCCTGTTTCAATTCCTTCTTTGAATACCTCGAACAGCATTATGTGGAACTGCTAAAAAAGCAGAAGGTAAAAGATAAAGATTTTGATATCGACAATTTTCTGTATGTACTCCGGCCGTATTACAAAGGCGGTGAATTTGACTACCTGTTAAATGCCACCGGTAACCTGAACTTACTGGACCAGCGCTTCGTGGTGATCGAGCTGGATTCGATAAAAGATCATCCGATCCTGTTCCCGGTGGTCACCTTGATCATCATGGAAATGTTCCTGTCGAAAATGCGAAAGCTACAGGGCGTGAGAAAAGTGCTGACGATTGATGAAGCCTGGAAAGCCATTGCCAATTCAGGCATGGCGGGCTTCATCCAGTATGCCTTTAAAACCATGCGGAAATTTAACGGGGTACCAAACGTGGTCACTCAGGAATTAGATGACCTGATCAGTTCACCGATCATTAAAGATGCCATTATTAATAATGCGGATATTAAGATTTTGATGGATATGCGCAAGTTCATGAACAAGTTCGATAAGCTTCAGGATACACTCGGCATGTCCGATAAAGGGAAAACGCAGGTATTATCCGTCAACAAGGATAACCGGGAGATCTATATCGACCTGGGCGGCCAGGTGATGAAAGTTTACAAAAATGAATTGTCGCCTGAAGAATATTTCGCATATACCACAGAGGGTCGTGAGCGGATCAAAGTTCAGGAGTATGCCGCGAAGTATGGCAGTATGGAAAAAGGCATCGAAGCTATAGTCAAAGAAATTCAATCACAGCAATAA
- a CDS encoding DUF4134 domain-containing protein, giving the protein MKTNSKQSFRDALQIVFKITGTAWLLITGIPMAMAQDGNAGINQATSQVKSYFDTGTNLMYAIGAIVGLVGAIKVYKKWNDGEHDTGKVASSWFGSCIFLVVVATVLKSFFGV; this is encoded by the coding sequence ATGAAAACGAACAGCAAACAATCTTTTAGAGACGCATTGCAAATCGTCTTTAAAATCACAGGCACCGCATGGCTGCTGATTACCGGGATACCGATGGCTATGGCCCAGGATGGTAATGCCGGCATAAACCAGGCCACCTCCCAGGTTAAAAGTTACTTTGATACCGGTACAAACCTGATGTATGCCATTGGCGCGATCGTTGGATTGGTCGGCGCAATCAAGGTCTATAAAAAGTGGAACGATGGCGAGCACGATACCGGTAAAGTAGCCTCCAGCTGGTTCGGCAGCTGCATTTTCCTGGTAGTCGTTGCGACGGTTTTAAAATCATTCTTCGGCGTTTAA